One window of Strix aluco isolate bStrAlu1 chromosome 24, bStrAlu1.hap1, whole genome shotgun sequence genomic DNA carries:
- the DCAF7 gene encoding DDB1- and CUL4-associated factor 7: MSLHGKRKEIYKYEAPWTVYAMNWSVRPDKRFRLALGSFVEEYNNKVQLVGLDEESSEFICRNTFDHPYPTTKLMWIPDTKGVYPDLLATSGDYLRVWRVGETETRLECLLNNNKNSDFCAPLTSFDWNEVDPYLLGTSSIDTTCTIWGLETGQVLGRVNLVSGHVKTQLIAHDKEVYDIAFSRAGGGRDMFASVGADGSVRMFDLRHLEHSTIIYEDPQHHPLLRLCWNKQDPNYLATMAMDGMEVVILDVRVPCTPVARLNNHRACVNGIAWAPHSSCHICTAADDHQALIWDIQQMPRAIEDPILAYTAEGEINNVQWASTQPDWIAICYNNCLEILRV, from the exons ATGTCGCTGCACGGGAAGCGGAAGGAGATCTACAAATATGAGGCGCCCTGGACCGTGTACGCCATGAACTGGAGCGTCCGGCCGGACAAGCGGTTCCGTCTGGCGCTGGGAAGCTTCGTGGAGGAGTATAACAACAAG GTGCAGCTTGTTGGTTTGGATGAAGAGAGCTCAGAATTCATTTGCAGGAACACCTTTGATCACCCCTACCCTACCACAAAGCTGATGTGGATCCCAGACACCAAGGGGGTATATCCAGACCTGTTGGCGACCAGTGGTGACTATCTGCGAGTGTGGAGA GTGGGTGAAACAGAGACCCGGCTGGAGTGTTTGCTGAACAATAACAAGAACTCTGATTTCTGTGCTCCTCTAACATCATTTGACTGGAATGAAGTGGATCCTTACCTTCTAG gtACCTCTAGTATTGACACAACCTGCACTATTTGGGGTCTGGAGACAGGACAGGTTCTGGGAAGAGTAAATCTGGTCTCTGGCCATGTGAAGACCCAGCTTATTGCGCATGACAAAGAG GTGTATGACATAGCGTTTAGCCGTGCAGGTGGTGGGAGAGATATGTTCGCTTCGGTTGGTGCAGATGGCTCAGTGAGGATGTTCGATCTCCGTCATCTGGAACACAGCACCATAATCTATGAAGACCCACAGCACCATCCATTGCTGCGTCTCTGCTGGAATAAGCAGGATCCCAACTATCTGGCTACAATGGCCATGGACGGCATGGAG gtTGTAATTCTAGATGTCAGAGTTCCCTGCACTCCTGTTGCCAGGTTAAACAACCACAGAGCATGTGTAAATGGAATTGCTTGGGCACCTCATTCTTCCTGCCACATTTGTACAGCAG CGGATGACCATCAGGCTCTCATCTGGGATATCCAGCAAATGCCTCGTGCCATTGAGGACCCTATCTTGGCCTATACAGCAGAGGGAGAAATCAACAATGTACAGTGGGCATCAACTCAGCCAGACTGGATAGCTATCTGCTACAACAACTGCCTGGAGATTTTGAGAGTGTAA